Proteins found in one Phocoena sinus isolate mPhoSin1 chromosome 5, mPhoSin1.pri, whole genome shotgun sequence genomic segment:
- the MEPE gene encoding matrix extracellular phosphoglycoprotein isoform X2 — translation MRIICLGLLLFSLTLAAPTLQPQAEKMKQDSVEEQRIMYKGHHEKHGYYLFKYVYTSSGRKNQTDAKQEEKNKDNIALPHSGQRRNQEPVPQENIVREKEKDVSLPGTNENNKSTKSQNLLEDRQTMNKDYRISNKENVHNDLKTSIYPESTGNRGTEDGDNALSKLHDQEEYGKALIRNNMHHIMEPGAVTELLREENKENKARNVLSKVPAGANYAKAPSKIKKNHQRDSQAQNIPVKSKSTHRIQHNMDCLKQLPKAKQVSSDFEGSGYPDLQGQEDSISPFSGDGPPFKDISGKGDAVRPDREGTDIQTEFSSPSEAETINPDARGPGYNEIPEKEGNGGNTIGTRDETAQKANAADVSLVEGNNNIIGSTDFKKLSGEEGSRVDGGSQNARQGEIEFHYPHAPTEDKRKDGGSDGAESTNEIPKNGKGSSRKDTEHSKRNQVTSNEKQRFPSKGKGQGQFIPSRGLDNEIKNEIGSHNGPNNEGTIITHSRKNYSVPHRQNNSMQNKGVSQSRGSWGYRKPHSNRRFRPPKKHDSSESSDSGSSSDSDGD, via the exons ATGCGAATCATCTGTTTGGGACTGCTCCTTTTCAGTCTGACCCTGGCAGCTCCA ACATTGCAACCACAGGCTGAGAAAATGAAGCAAGACTCTGTGGAAGAACAGAGG ATAATGTACAAGGGCCACCATGAGAAACATGGGTATTATCTTTTCAAGTATGTTTATACCTCGTCTGGGAGGAAAAATCAAACTGATGCGAAG caggaagaaaagaacaaagacaatATTGCTCTTCCCCATTCTGGCCAGAGAAGAAATCAAGAGCCAGTGCCTCAAGAAAACATTGTCcgagaaaaagagaaagacgtGTCCCTCCCTGGAAccaatgaaaataacaaaagcacTAAATCTCAAAATCTTCTGGAAGATAGACAGACAATGAATAAAGACTACAGGATTAGTAACAAAGAAAATGTCCACAATGACCTGAAGACGTCCATTTATCCTGAATCGACTGGGAATCGTGGGACTGAGGATGGAGACAATGCTCTTAGCAAACTACATGACCAAGAAGAATACGGCAAAGCTCTCATCAGAAATAACATGCACCACATAATGGAGCCAGGGGCTGTGACTGAactcttgagggaagaaaacaaggagAACAAAGCCCGGAATGTTTTAAGCAAGGTTCCAGCAGGTGCCAATTATGCTAAAGCCCCCTCAAAAATTAAGAAGAATCATCAAAGAGATTCCCAAGCCCAGAATATTCCAGTAAAAAGCAAAAGTACCCACCGTATCCAACACAACATGGACTGTCTAAAACAGCTCCCCAAAGCCAAACAGGTCTCCAGTGACTTTGAAGGCAGTGGTTATCCAGATCTCCAAGGGCAGGAAGACAGTATCTCTCCTTTCAGTGGAGATGGTCCACCTTTTAAAGACATTTCAGGTAAAGGAGATGCTGTTCGTCCTGACCGAGAAGGTACAGATATTCAAACAGAGTTTTCCAGCCCAAGTGAAGCTGAGACCATTAATCCTGATGCGAGAGGACCAGGTTATAATGAGATcccagagaaagaagggaatggCGGAAATACCATTGGAACCAGGGATGAAACAGCCCAAAAGGCAAATGCTGCTGATGTAAGCCTGGTGGAGGGCAACAACAACATCATAGGTAGCACCGATTTTAAGAAACTCTCTggagaagaaggaagcagagtGGATGGCGGCAGCCAAAATGCTCGTCAAGGGGAAATAGAGTTTCATTACCCTCACGCACCcacagaagacaaaagaaaagatggCGGTAGTGATGGAGCTGAAAGTACTAATGAAATTCCGAAAAATGGCAAAGGTAGTAGTAGAAAAGATACAGAACATTCTAAAAGGAATCAAGTGAcctcaaatgaaaaacaaagatttcCGAGCAAGGGCAAAGGTCAGGGCCAGTTCATTCCTTCTCGTGGTCttgataatgaaattaaaaatgaaataggttCCCATAATGGCCCCAATAATGAAGGGACCATAATAACACACAGCAGGAAAAATTATTCTGTGCCCCACAGACAAAATAATTCTATGCAGAACAAGGGTGTGTCGCAAAGCAGAGGTTCCTGGGGTTACAGAAAGCCCCATTCCAATAGGAGGTTTCGCCCCCCTAAAAAGCATGACAGTAGTGAGTCATCTGACAGTGGAAGTTCCAGTGACAGCGATGGTGACTAG
- the MEPE gene encoding matrix extracellular phosphoglycoprotein isoform X1 — translation MRIICLGLLLFSLTLAAPTLQPQAEKMKQDSVEEQRIMYKGHHEKHGYYLFKYVYTSSGRKNQTDAKEEKNKDNIALPHSGQRRNQEPVPQENIVREKEKDVSLPGTNENNKSTKSQNLLEDRQTMNKDYRISNKENVHNDLKTSIYPESTGNRGTEDGDNALSKLHDQEEYGKALIRNNMHHIMEPGAVTELLREENKENKARNVLSKVPAGANYAKAPSKIKKNHQRDSQAQNIPVKSKSTHRIQHNMDCLKQLPKAKQVSSDFEGSGYPDLQGQEDSISPFSGDGPPFKDISGKGDAVRPDREGTDIQTEFSSPSEAETINPDARGPGYNEIPEKEGNGGNTIGTRDETAQKANAADVSLVEGNNNIIGSTDFKKLSGEEGSRVDGGSQNARQGEIEFHYPHAPTEDKRKDGGSDGAESTNEIPKNGKGSSRKDTEHSKRNQVTSNEKQRFPSKGKGQGQFIPSRGLDNEIKNEIGSHNGPNNEGTIITHSRKNYSVPHRQNNSMQNKGVSQSRGSWGYRKPHSNRRFRPPKKHDSSESSDSGSSSDSDGD, via the exons ATGCGAATCATCTGTTTGGGACTGCTCCTTTTCAGTCTGACCCTGGCAGCTCCA ACATTGCAACCACAGGCTGAGAAAATGAAGCAAGACTCTGTGGAAGAACAGAGG ATAATGTACAAGGGCCACCATGAGAAACATGGGTATTATCTTTTCAAGTATGTTTATACCTCGTCTGGGAGGAAAAATCAAACTGATGCGAAG gaagaaaagaacaaagacaatATTGCTCTTCCCCATTCTGGCCAGAGAAGAAATCAAGAGCCAGTGCCTCAAGAAAACATTGTCcgagaaaaagagaaagacgtGTCCCTCCCTGGAAccaatgaaaataacaaaagcacTAAATCTCAAAATCTTCTGGAAGATAGACAGACAATGAATAAAGACTACAGGATTAGTAACAAAGAAAATGTCCACAATGACCTGAAGACGTCCATTTATCCTGAATCGACTGGGAATCGTGGGACTGAGGATGGAGACAATGCTCTTAGCAAACTACATGACCAAGAAGAATACGGCAAAGCTCTCATCAGAAATAACATGCACCACATAATGGAGCCAGGGGCTGTGACTGAactcttgagggaagaaaacaaggagAACAAAGCCCGGAATGTTTTAAGCAAGGTTCCAGCAGGTGCCAATTATGCTAAAGCCCCCTCAAAAATTAAGAAGAATCATCAAAGAGATTCCCAAGCCCAGAATATTCCAGTAAAAAGCAAAAGTACCCACCGTATCCAACACAACATGGACTGTCTAAAACAGCTCCCCAAAGCCAAACAGGTCTCCAGTGACTTTGAAGGCAGTGGTTATCCAGATCTCCAAGGGCAGGAAGACAGTATCTCTCCTTTCAGTGGAGATGGTCCACCTTTTAAAGACATTTCAGGTAAAGGAGATGCTGTTCGTCCTGACCGAGAAGGTACAGATATTCAAACAGAGTTTTCCAGCCCAAGTGAAGCTGAGACCATTAATCCTGATGCGAGAGGACCAGGTTATAATGAGATcccagagaaagaagggaatggCGGAAATACCATTGGAACCAGGGATGAAACAGCCCAAAAGGCAAATGCTGCTGATGTAAGCCTGGTGGAGGGCAACAACAACATCATAGGTAGCACCGATTTTAAGAAACTCTCTggagaagaaggaagcagagtGGATGGCGGCAGCCAAAATGCTCGTCAAGGGGAAATAGAGTTTCATTACCCTCACGCACCcacagaagacaaaagaaaagatggCGGTAGTGATGGAGCTGAAAGTACTAATGAAATTCCGAAAAATGGCAAAGGTAGTAGTAGAAAAGATACAGAACATTCTAAAAGGAATCAAGTGAcctcaaatgaaaaacaaagatttcCGAGCAAGGGCAAAGGTCAGGGCCAGTTCATTCCTTCTCGTGGTCttgataatgaaattaaaaatgaaataggttCCCATAATGGCCCCAATAATGAAGGGACCATAATAACACACAGCAGGAAAAATTATTCTGTGCCCCACAGACAAAATAATTCTATGCAGAACAAGGGTGTGTCGCAAAGCAGAGGTTCCTGGGGTTACAGAAAGCCCCATTCCAATAGGAGGTTTCGCCCCCCTAAAAAGCATGACAGTAGTGAGTCATCTGACAGTGGAAGTTCCAGTGACAGCGATGGTGACTAG
- the IBSP gene encoding bone sialoprotein 2 — MKTVLILLSILGMACALSMKNLHRRGKLEDSEENGVYKYRPRYYLYKHAYFYPPLKRFPVQSSSDLSEENGNGESSEEEEEKETSNEEENNEENEDSDGNEDEESEAENTTLSITTLGYGEETAPGTGYIGLAAIQLPTQAGDIGKKATKEEESDEEGGEENEDEAEVDDNEEGVNGTSANSTEIDNGHGSSGGDNGEEEGEEGVTEANAEGTTVAGGQDNGGSKATTSPNGGFEPTAPPQEIYGTTPPPSGETTTPGHEGEYEQTGTNEYDNGYEIYENENGEPRGDNYRAYEDEYGYYKGRSYDGYDGQDYYYHQ, encoded by the exons ATGAAGACGGTTTTAATTCTGCTCAGCATTTTGGGAATGGCCTGTGCTCTCTCA ATGAAAAATTTGCATCGAAGAGGCAAATTAGAAGATTCTGAAGAAAATGGG GTCTATAAGTACAGGCCCCGATATTACCTTTACAAGCATGCCTACTTTTATCCTCCTCTAAAACGATTTCCAGTTCAG agcagtagtgacttatctgaagaaaatggaaatggtgagagctcagaagaggaggaagaaaag GAGActtcaaatgaagaagaaaacaatgaagagAATGAAGATTCTGATGGAAATGAAGACGAAGAGTCAGAGGCTGAGAACACCACCCTTTCCATTACCACACTTGGTTATGGAGAGGAGACCGCACCTGGAACAGGGTATATAGGTCTAGCTGCCATCCAGCTTCCCACGCAG GCTGGGGATATAGGAAAGAAGGCTAcaaaagaggaggaaagtgatgaagaaggaggggaagaaaatgaagatgaagcAGAAGTGGATGATAATGAGGAGGGCGTAAATGGCACTAGCGCCAACAGCACAGAGATAGACAATGGCCACGGCAGCAGTGGTGGGGACAATGGAGAGGAAGAAGGCGAAGAAGGTGTCACCGAAGCCAATGCAGAAGGAACCACAGTGGCTGGAGGCCAGGACAATGGTGGCTCTAAGGCAACTACCTCTCCGAATGGTGGATTTGAACCTACAGCTCCACCCCAGGAGATCTACGGAACTACCCCGCCACCATCTGGGGAAACTACCACCCCTGGACATGAGGGGGAGTATGAACAAACAGGCACCAATGAGTACGACAACGGGTATGAAATCTAcgaaaatgaaaatggagaaccTCGTGGGGACAATTACCGAGCCTATGAGGATGAGTACGGCTACTATAAAGGGCGGAGCTACGACGGCTATGACGGTCAAGATTACTACTACCACCAGTGA
- the MEPE gene encoding matrix extracellular phosphoglycoprotein isoform X3 — protein sequence MRIICLGLLLFSLTLAAPTLQPQAEKMKQDSVEEQRQEEKNKDNIALPHSGQRRNQEPVPQENIVREKEKDVSLPGTNENNKSTKSQNLLEDRQTMNKDYRISNKENVHNDLKTSIYPESTGNRGTEDGDNALSKLHDQEEYGKALIRNNMHHIMEPGAVTELLREENKENKARNVLSKVPAGANYAKAPSKIKKNHQRDSQAQNIPVKSKSTHRIQHNMDCLKQLPKAKQVSSDFEGSGYPDLQGQEDSISPFSGDGPPFKDISGKGDAVRPDREGTDIQTEFSSPSEAETINPDARGPGYNEIPEKEGNGGNTIGTRDETAQKANAADVSLVEGNNNIIGSTDFKKLSGEEGSRVDGGSQNARQGEIEFHYPHAPTEDKRKDGGSDGAESTNEIPKNGKGSSRKDTEHSKRNQVTSNEKQRFPSKGKGQGQFIPSRGLDNEIKNEIGSHNGPNNEGTIITHSRKNYSVPHRQNNSMQNKGVSQSRGSWGYRKPHSNRRFRPPKKHDSSESSDSGSSSDSDGD from the exons ATGCGAATCATCTGTTTGGGACTGCTCCTTTTCAGTCTGACCCTGGCAGCTCCA ACATTGCAACCACAGGCTGAGAAAATGAAGCAAGACTCTGTGGAAGAACAGAGG caggaagaaaagaacaaagacaatATTGCTCTTCCCCATTCTGGCCAGAGAAGAAATCAAGAGCCAGTGCCTCAAGAAAACATTGTCcgagaaaaagagaaagacgtGTCCCTCCCTGGAAccaatgaaaataacaaaagcacTAAATCTCAAAATCTTCTGGAAGATAGACAGACAATGAATAAAGACTACAGGATTAGTAACAAAGAAAATGTCCACAATGACCTGAAGACGTCCATTTATCCTGAATCGACTGGGAATCGTGGGACTGAGGATGGAGACAATGCTCTTAGCAAACTACATGACCAAGAAGAATACGGCAAAGCTCTCATCAGAAATAACATGCACCACATAATGGAGCCAGGGGCTGTGACTGAactcttgagggaagaaaacaaggagAACAAAGCCCGGAATGTTTTAAGCAAGGTTCCAGCAGGTGCCAATTATGCTAAAGCCCCCTCAAAAATTAAGAAGAATCATCAAAGAGATTCCCAAGCCCAGAATATTCCAGTAAAAAGCAAAAGTACCCACCGTATCCAACACAACATGGACTGTCTAAAACAGCTCCCCAAAGCCAAACAGGTCTCCAGTGACTTTGAAGGCAGTGGTTATCCAGATCTCCAAGGGCAGGAAGACAGTATCTCTCCTTTCAGTGGAGATGGTCCACCTTTTAAAGACATTTCAGGTAAAGGAGATGCTGTTCGTCCTGACCGAGAAGGTACAGATATTCAAACAGAGTTTTCCAGCCCAAGTGAAGCTGAGACCATTAATCCTGATGCGAGAGGACCAGGTTATAATGAGATcccagagaaagaagggaatggCGGAAATACCATTGGAACCAGGGATGAAACAGCCCAAAAGGCAAATGCTGCTGATGTAAGCCTGGTGGAGGGCAACAACAACATCATAGGTAGCACCGATTTTAAGAAACTCTCTggagaagaaggaagcagagtGGATGGCGGCAGCCAAAATGCTCGTCAAGGGGAAATAGAGTTTCATTACCCTCACGCACCcacagaagacaaaagaaaagatggCGGTAGTGATGGAGCTGAAAGTACTAATGAAATTCCGAAAAATGGCAAAGGTAGTAGTAGAAAAGATACAGAACATTCTAAAAGGAATCAAGTGAcctcaaatgaaaaacaaagatttcCGAGCAAGGGCAAAGGTCAGGGCCAGTTCATTCCTTCTCGTGGTCttgataatgaaattaaaaatgaaataggttCCCATAATGGCCCCAATAATGAAGGGACCATAATAACACACAGCAGGAAAAATTATTCTGTGCCCCACAGACAAAATAATTCTATGCAGAACAAGGGTGTGTCGCAAAGCAGAGGTTCCTGGGGTTACAGAAAGCCCCATTCCAATAGGAGGTTTCGCCCCCCTAAAAAGCATGACAGTAGTGAGTCATCTGACAGTGGAAGTTCCAGTGACAGCGATGGTGACTAG